Proteins from a single region of Roseburia sp. 831b:
- the metE gene encoding 5-methyltetrahydropteroyltriglutamate--homocysteine S-methyltransferase: MQTSVIGFPRIGTLRELKFASEKYFKKEIKAEEILQTGKDLRKIHWNTQKEAGIDFISCNDFSYYDMMLDTAVLFGIVPKRYRELNLSDLDTYYAMARGYQGASGDVKALAMKKWFNTNYHYIVPEIEDETQIRLSGNKPFEEYNEAKALGIETKPVVIGAYTLLKLCRYTGEKTINDYTDAVITAYQDLLKKCEENKIAWIQFDEPALVQDMSVEDIALFHKIYDAVLSVKKESHILLQTYFGDVRDIYADLIKMPFDGIGLDFIEGKETDFLVETYGFPTDKWLFAGLMNGKNIWKNHYEKTLQVLGKLQEKGIKSVLSTSCSLLHVPYTTKHETKLSAKYLSYFAFAEEKLGELAELKELAESANYQLETTYQKNKKLFAEGRDCFSEQVHKRLSLVTKKDYTREPKRSERQKLQKKELGLPEFPTTTIGSFPQTKDVKANRSAYRQGKISEEEYKAFNKKKIAECVRWQEEIGLDVLVHGEYERNDMVEYFGEALGGFLFTEKAWVQSYGTRCVKPPIIWGDVYREKPITVEWSVYAQSLTKKIMKGMLTGPVTILNWSFPREDISIKESISQIALAIRDEVLDLEKNGIKIIQIDEAALREKLPLRKSDWQKEYLDFAIPAFRLTHSGVKAGTQIHTHMCYSEFTDIIPAIDDMDADVITFEASRSDFQILDALKEHHFETEVGPGVYDIHSPRVPSVAEIVAALRVMLTKIDKEKLWVNPDCGLKTRDIPETEESLKNLVAAARVIRSEG, translated from the coding sequence ATGCAGACATCAGTAATCGGGTTTCCTAGAATCGGAACTTTACGGGAATTAAAGTTCGCTTCTGAGAAATATTTTAAGAAAGAAATCAAGGCAGAGGAAATTTTGCAGACAGGAAAGGATTTGCGGAAAATACATTGGAACACGCAGAAGGAAGCAGGGATTGATTTTATCTCCTGTAACGATTTTTCCTACTACGATATGATGCTAGACACTGCGGTATTGTTTGGAATCGTTCCGAAACGTTACAGAGAGTTAAATCTATCGGATTTAGACACATATTATGCAATGGCGCGTGGTTATCAGGGAGCAAGTGGTGATGTGAAAGCACTTGCCATGAAAAAGTGGTTCAATACCAACTACCATTATATTGTTCCGGAGATAGAGGACGAGACACAGATTAGGCTTTCAGGGAATAAACCATTTGAAGAATACAACGAGGCAAAGGCACTTGGAATCGAGACAAAGCCGGTTGTGATTGGGGCGTACACCCTGCTAAAACTGTGCCGTTACACTGGAGAAAAAACGATAAATGACTACACAGATGCGGTGATTACGGCATATCAGGACTTGCTAAAAAAATGCGAAGAAAACAAAATTGCATGGATTCAGTTTGATGAACCGGCTCTCGTCCAGGATATGAGCGTAGAAGATATCGCATTGTTCCATAAAATTTATGATGCGGTTCTTTCCGTGAAAAAAGAAAGCCACATTTTATTACAGACCTATTTTGGAGATGTCAGGGATATCTATGCAGATTTAATCAAAATGCCATTTGATGGAATCGGACTTGATTTTATCGAGGGAAAAGAGACGGATTTTCTAGTGGAGACTTACGGGTTCCCGACGGATAAATGGCTGTTTGCCGGCTTGATGAATGGAAAAAATATCTGGAAAAACCACTATGAAAAGACGTTGCAGGTGTTAGGAAAGCTGCAGGAAAAAGGAATCAAAAGTGTATTGTCTACCTCATGCTCCCTATTGCATGTTCCATACACGACAAAACATGAAACAAAACTATCCGCAAAGTATCTGTCCTATTTTGCATTTGCGGAGGAAAAACTTGGCGAACTTGCGGAACTGAAAGAACTTGCCGAAAGCGCAAATTATCAGTTAGAGACAACTTACCAGAAAAACAAAAAATTATTCGCAGAAGGAAGAGATTGCTTCAGCGAGCAGGTGCATAAAAGACTTTCTCTTGTGACCAAAAAGGATTACACTCGCGAACCAAAACGCAGTGAGCGCCAGAAACTGCAGAAAAAAGAGCTTGGACTGCCGGAATTCCCGACGACCACCATCGGTTCTTTTCCACAGACCAAAGATGTCAAGGCAAATCGTTCTGCATATCGCCAGGGCAAAATATCGGAGGAAGAATACAAAGCGTTTAACAAAAAGAAAATCGCCGAATGTGTCAGATGGCAGGAAGAAATTGGATTGGATGTGTTAGTTCACGGGGAATACGAAAGAAATGACATGGTAGAGTATTTTGGAGAAGCGTTAGGAGGTTTTCTTTTTACAGAAAAAGCGTGGGTACAGTCTTACGGTACAAGATGCGTAAAACCACCGATTATCTGGGGTGATGTTTACCGCGAAAAGCCGATTACAGTCGAGTGGTCCGTCTATGCACAGTCCCTTACGAAAAAAATCATGAAGGGAATGTTGACAGGTCCCGTTACCATCTTAAACTGGTCTTTCCCAAGAGAGGACATTTCCATCAAAGAATCCATTTCACAGATTGCCCTTGCAATCCGGGATGAAGTGTTAGATTTAGAGAAAAATGGAATCAAAATCATACAGATTGATGAAGCTGCACTAAGAGAGAAACTGCCGCTTCGAAAATCAGACTGGCAGAAAGAATATTTAGATTTTGCAATTCCGGCATTTCGCCTGACGCACAGTGGTGTCAAAGCCGGAACACAGATTCACACACATATGTGTTACAGCGAGTTTACCGATATTATTCCGGCAATTGACGATATGGATGCTGACGTTATCACATTTGAGGCATCACGTTCCGACTTCCAGATTCTCGATGCCTTAAAGGAACATCATTTTGAGACAGAAGTAGGACCAGGTGTTTATGATATCCATTCACCGCGTGTGCCATCGGTAGCGGAGATTGTCGCTGCGCTTCGCGTCATGCTGACGAAAATTGACAAAGAAAAATTGTGGGTCAATCCAGATTGTGGGTTAAAGACAAGAGACATTCCAGAGACAGAGGAAAGCCTTAAAAATCTTGTGGCAGCTGCAAGAGTAATCAGAAGTGAAGGATAA
- a CDS encoding MATE family efflux transporter — translation MKRVDFEHGTVVGNILGAALPMLVAQILNLLYNIVDRIYIARIPDEGTAALGAVGLCFPLIVIITAFANLFGGGGAPLFSIYRGSKKEQQAVHIMNTSFSMVCLSAVILMGIGMLFTRPLLVLFGASSDALVYAYPYMMIYLVGTLPSMVAVGMNPFINAQGYSLVGMLSVAIGATANLLLDPLFIFAFGFGVEGAAMATVLSQCLSAAFVFFFLTKKAELKVRFLRKNEITESITYAKNIISLGTAGFIMQLTNSLVTICCNNVLSVTGGDIYISVMTIVSSVRQLVETPIYAMNEGTSPILSYNYGAHRPARVRKSALVMGIMILGYTAIMWSLIILIPEALISVFSSDAALISDSVPALKQYFAAFIFMDFQYIGQTIFKSLNKKKQAIFFSLLRKVLIVVPLTYLMPYALHMGTDGVFLAEPVSNVIGGSLCFITMLCTVLPELKRMC, via the coding sequence ATGAAGAGAGTTGATTTTGAACATGGAACCGTAGTCGGAAATATTTTAGGAGCCGCACTTCCAATGCTGGTTGCCCAGATATTAAACCTGTTATACAACATTGTGGACCGTATCTATATCGCACGTATCCCGGACGAGGGAACAGCCGCACTCGGTGCGGTGGGACTTTGTTTTCCGCTGATTGTTATTATTACGGCATTTGCGAACCTGTTTGGAGGTGGCGGTGCACCGCTTTTTTCCATATACAGGGGCAGTAAAAAAGAACAGCAGGCGGTACATATCATGAACACGTCATTTTCCATGGTCTGCCTTAGCGCAGTCATTTTAATGGGAATTGGCATGCTGTTTACGCGCCCGCTTCTGGTACTGTTTGGAGCCTCGTCGGATGCGCTCGTGTATGCATATCCATATATGATGATATATTTAGTCGGCACGCTGCCTTCTATGGTTGCGGTTGGAATGAATCCGTTTATCAATGCGCAGGGCTATTCTCTGGTTGGAATGCTTTCGGTGGCGATTGGCGCAACGGCGAACTTGCTGCTTGACCCATTGTTTATTTTTGCATTTGGATTCGGCGTGGAAGGTGCGGCGATGGCAACGGTGCTTTCGCAATGTCTGTCGGCGGCATTTGTTTTCTTTTTTCTGACAAAGAAGGCAGAACTTAAGGTGCGTTTTCTTCGGAAAAATGAAATTACGGAGAGCATCACCTATGCAAAAAATATTATCAGCCTTGGAACCGCAGGTTTTATCATGCAGTTGACGAACAGTCTTGTGACAATTTGCTGCAACAATGTGCTGTCTGTCACAGGCGGTGATATTTACATTTCTGTGATGACGATTGTATCGAGTGTCAGACAGTTGGTGGAAACGCCGATTTATGCGATGAATGAGGGAACGTCTCCGATTTTAAGTTATAATTACGGTGCGCACCGTCCAGCCCGTGTACGTAAATCGGCGCTTGTGATGGGTATTATGATTCTGGGTTACACGGCAATTATGTGGAGTCTTATTATTTTAATCCCGGAGGCGCTGATTTCGGTATTCAGTTCGGATGCCGCCCTGATATCAGATTCGGTTCCGGCATTGAAGCAATATTTTGCCGCTTTTATTTTCATGGATTTCCAGTATATCGGGCAGACCATCTTTAAGTCCTTAAATAAGAAGAAACAGGCGATTTTCTTTTCCCTGCTTCGAAAGGTACTTATTGTCGTGCCGCTGACGTATCTGATGCCGTATGCCTTACATATGGGAACGGACGGCGTTTTCCTGGCGGAACCGGTATCGAATGTAATCGGCGGAAGCCTTTGTTTTATCACAATGCTTTGTACGGTGTTGCCGGAACTAAAGCGGATGTGTTAA
- a CDS encoding YhgE/Pip domain-containing protein has translation MVRNELNFLRKNKLLVVVMAVILLIPAIYAGMFLSSMWDPYGDISKLPVAVVNQDVSVDYQGKTLSVGDSLETSLENSDAMDFHVTDEVTAENGLKNGTYYMVITIPEDFSENASTMMDANPKKMKLQYATNPGYNYISSKLSESAIKEIKANIMAEVTETYTKAVFASIAEMGDGFSNAADGTGELLSGMNTLNDGAASLTDNLGVLASSSTALQEGSAVLENGVEAYLDGVAKVDGGLHTLSGGVDALADGTNQLLSGSQTLLTGVNTMKNQIDNSLTNEKVAQIKTASSSLLAMNDSIQKLNAAVNGDGTEANKGMGAAGSAEQMAALHAMVQQLAAASSQLLPASSNAMDSLLSGMQNVQKGLGQTMQADGQAGIIEGVSQLNAGIESLNAGIAGESGLQSGVQELKDGSAQLVEKGNELKTGAGQLSDGTAQLSDGADALAKGSADLQDGITSLMDGTMTLDTALKDGADQVAGNAVTDTNIDMFVTPLTAEETQITSVENNGHAMAAYMMSVGLWVGCLAFCLMYPLVEYHEKLNNGLAWFASKAVIVYPTAIIMGIVLYFILHLANGFQPVQTGKTILVSVIAAICFMSIMYFFNAMLGKVGSFFMLVFMVLQLAGSAGTYPIEISGSFAASIHKYVPFTYTVTAFRSAISGGTGIGSELGVLIVLTVIFTLLTAVLFWYRANRIKAGKTILYTWIEEHTMGA, from the coding sequence TTGGTAAGAAATGAATTAAACTTTTTAAGAAAAAATAAATTACTTGTAGTTGTAATGGCAGTAATCTTATTGATTCCGGCGATATATGCGGGCATGTTTTTAAGTTCGATGTGGGATCCGTATGGAGATATCAGTAAGCTTCCGGTGGCAGTTGTAAATCAGGATGTGTCCGTAGACTATCAGGGCAAAACGCTCTCCGTGGGCGATAGCCTTGAGACATCGCTAGAAAACAGTGATGCAATGGATTTTCATGTTACAGATGAGGTGACAGCAGAAAATGGACTAAAGAATGGAACCTATTACATGGTGATTACCATTCCAGAAGATTTTTCTGAAAATGCATCTACCATGATGGATGCCAATCCAAAGAAAATGAAATTACAATATGCAACAAATCCGGGATACAATTATATCTCCAGCAAATTAAGTGAAAGTGCGATAAAAGAAATCAAGGCAAATATTATGGCTGAGGTTACGGAAACCTACACAAAAGCAGTGTTTGCGAGCATTGCCGAAATGGGCGACGGTTTTTCGAATGCGGCAGATGGTACAGGGGAGCTGCTATCCGGCATGAATACCTTAAACGATGGTGCAGCGTCGCTTACCGATAATTTAGGTGTGTTGGCATCTTCGAGCACCGCTTTGCAGGAGGGAAGTGCGGTACTTGAAAACGGTGTAGAGGCATATCTGGATGGCGTTGCAAAGGTGGACGGTGGATTGCATACACTTTCCGGTGGCGTGGATGCGCTTGCAGATGGCACGAACCAACTTTTATCTGGCAGTCAGACACTGTTAACCGGTGTCAATACCATGAAAAACCAGATTGACAATAGTTTAACAAACGAGAAGGTCGCCCAGATAAAAACAGCATCGTCCTCTCTGCTTGCGATGAATGACAGCATCCAGAAGCTGAATGCTGCAGTCAATGGGGACGGAACAGAGGCAAATAAAGGAATGGGCGCCGCCGGTTCTGCGGAACAGATGGCTGCTTTGCATGCAATGGTACAACAGCTTGCGGCGGCATCGAGTCAGCTACTGCCAGCATCCTCAAATGCAATGGATTCCCTGCTTTCTGGTATGCAAAATGTACAAAAAGGGCTCGGACAGACCATGCAGGCAGATGGTCAGGCTGGAATCATAGAGGGCGTTTCTCAGCTGAATGCAGGAATCGAAAGTTTAAATGCAGGAATTGCAGGTGAAAGTGGCTTGCAAAGCGGGGTACAGGAATTAAAGGATGGAAGCGCACAGCTTGTGGAAAAGGGAAATGAACTAAAGACAGGTGCGGGGCAGTTAAGCGACGGTACCGCACAGCTTTCCGATGGTGCGGATGCGCTTGCAAAAGGTTCCGCAGATTTGCAGGATGGCATTACATCGCTGATGGATGGCACAATGACACTGGATACGGCATTGAAAGACGGAGCAGACCAGGTGGCAGGAAATGCAGTGACGGATACGAATATCGATATGTTTGTCACACCACTTACGGCAGAGGAGACGCAGATTACATCAGTAGAAAACAATGGTCATGCGATGGCGGCTTATATGATGTCAGTAGGACTTTGGGTTGGATGCCTGGCATTTTGCCTGATGTATCCGCTGGTAGAGTATCATGAGAAGTTAAACAATGGTCTTGCATGGTTTGCAAGCAAGGCGGTTATTGTGTATCCGACAGCAATTATCATGGGAATCGTGCTGTATTTTATTTTGCATCTTGCAAATGGATTTCAGCCGGTTCAGACGGGAAAGACCATACTGGTTTCCGTTATTGCCGCAATCTGCTTCATGTCAATCATGTACTTTTTCAATGCCATGTTGGGAAAAGTGGGAAGTTTTTTCATGCTGGTATTCATGGTGCTTCAGTTAGCGGGTTCCGCAGGAACGTATCCGATTGAAATTTCGGGAAGTTTCGCAGCATCGATTCATAAGTATGTTCCGTTCACATATACCGTAACGGCATTTCGAAGTGCCATTTCCGGTGGAACCGGTATTGGAAGTGAATTAGGAGTACTGATAGTGTTAACCGTGATTTTTACACTGCTTACGGCTGTCCTGTTCTGGTATCGTGCCAATAGAATAAAAGCAGGGAAGACGATTCTGTATACATGGATTGAAGAACACACGATGGGAGCCTGA
- a CDS encoding DUF368 domain-containing protein, whose product MLKEGVGGFCMALADSVPGVSGGTIAFILGFYDKFIGSIHDLVFGKRRDKKTAFSFLAKLGAGWIIGMVLAILALSALFENHIYGISSLFIGFIAGSIPLIVKEEKDSFREIRKGIWFCLLGVVLVVGITWMNGKFGGGMMDVSQFSIRLGIKLFLIGMIAISAMFLPGISGSTLLLIFGAYIPVISAIRGFLGLDFSYVPGLMFFGFGVLAGAAIVVKGIKVCLEKFRPQTVYLILGMMLGSFYAIVQGPMTLDVSKPAMNLGNFQITTSLIGLLLVLGMQIAKERSKAQVSKM is encoded by the coding sequence ATGTTAAAAGAAGGAGTTGGAGGATTCTGTATGGCGTTAGCTGACAGTGTCCCTGGCGTATCAGGAGGCACAATCGCCTTTATTTTAGGATTTTACGATAAGTTTATAGGTTCGATTCATGACCTGGTTTTTGGAAAAAGAAGGGATAAAAAAACAGCTTTTTCTTTTTTGGCAAAATTAGGTGCAGGCTGGATAATCGGGATGGTGCTGGCAATTCTTGCGCTGTCTGCATTATTTGAAAATCATATTTATGGTATCAGTTCTTTGTTCATCGGCTTTATCGCAGGTTCGATTCCGCTGATTGTGAAGGAGGAAAAAGACAGCTTTCGTGAAATTAGAAAGGGAATCTGGTTTTGCCTGTTAGGCGTGGTACTTGTGGTAGGAATTACATGGATGAATGGAAAGTTTGGAGGCGGAATGATGGATGTTAGCCAGTTTTCCATCCGATTAGGAATTAAATTGTTTCTGATTGGCATGATCGCAATCTCAGCGATGTTTCTTCCGGGCATTTCCGGTTCTACACTGCTTCTTATTTTTGGTGCATATATTCCGGTGATTTCAGCAATCCGTGGCTTCTTAGGACTTGATTTTTCTTATGTTCCGGGTCTTATGTTCTTTGGATTTGGTGTTTTGGCAGGAGCCGCTATCGTGGTAAAGGGAATCAAAGTCTGCCTGGAAAAATTCAGACCACAGACAGTTTATCTGATTTTGGGAATGATGCTTGGATCCTTTTATGCGATTGTGCAGGGACCGATGACTTTAGACGTATCAAAGCCGGCAATGAACTTAGGCAATTTCCAGATTACGACCAGCCTGATAGGTTTATTACTCGTATTAGGAATGCAGATTGCAAAAGAGAGAAGCAAAGCACAAGTTAGTAAAATGTAA
- a CDS encoding response regulator transcription factor, translating to MLDRKTILIVEDDADISMIEEAYLESAGYRTRIIEDGTLVNAVIQEEQFDLILLDLMLPGKSGYDICREIRDKTDIPILMVTARTESVDKIRGLGLGADDYIAKPFDPAELVARVNANLRQYDRIHNTVKEKKEEVEEIQIKDVRILTNSWKVYKGDREIKFPNREFEILKFMAMNPNIVFSKEQIFEKIWGYDYMGDSATVMVHINRIREKIEDDSKNPKILETVWGAGYRLNK from the coding sequence ATGTTGGATAGGAAAACAATTTTGATTGTAGAAGATGATGCAGATATCAGCATGATAGAGGAAGCCTATCTTGAATCTGCCGGGTACCGTACCCGAATCATAGAGGACGGAACCCTTGTAAATGCTGTCATACAAGAGGAGCAGTTTGATTTAATTTTACTCGATTTGATGCTCCCAGGAAAAAGCGGATATGATATATGCCGTGAGATTCGCGATAAGACGGATATTCCGATTCTTATGGTGACAGCAAGAACCGAGTCGGTAGATAAAATCAGAGGTCTGGGGCTGGGAGCCGATGATTACATCGCAAAACCTTTTGACCCAGCGGAGCTTGTGGCAAGGGTCAATGCAAACCTAAGACAGTATGACCGCATTCATAATACCGTGAAAGAGAAAAAAGAGGAAGTCGAGGAAATTCAGATTAAAGATGTAAGGATTCTCACCAACAGCTGGAAAGTGTATAAAGGGGACAGGGAAATCAAGTTCCCAAACCGCGAATTTGAGATTCTGAAATTTATGGCAATGAATCCGAATATCGTATTTTCCAAGGAACAGATTTTTGAAAAAATATGGGGATATGATTACATGGGTGACAGCGCAACCGTAATGGTACATATCAACCGGATTCGGGAAAAAATAGAAGATGACAGCAAAAATCCGAAAATTTTGGAAACGGTGTGGGGCGCTGGATACCGTTTGAATAAATAA
- a CDS encoding HAMP domain-containing sensor histidine kinase: MEKGTVKRRIFISNAWMVLVTLVLFLGINIFVIFCYSESIEKEVEKKIEKVVDPDQIDDMVKDYTIYRDEFILLFSIDGILCIAALIIISQVFTKNLTEHIMEPLDALTDGTRRIKANDLTQEIAYTGETEFENVCTSFNEMMKAIATEQEKNRKYEKARTDMIVGISHDLRTPLTAIKGTIKGLLDGVASKPEQQRKFLETAYRRAGDMDMLLNQLFYLSQMETGNMPISLEKIEIAAFLQHYVHGKQDYVINSNETIHIDTRQMTAEVTADQKQLQRILDNLLENSRKYAQSENLVMDIVLSKTPEGVTICVKDNGVGIPEEKLPYIFDEFYRVDESRNKKEGNGLGLYIVKYLMEAMGGSVAAQNADGLAISLNFPSQNLEGAENVG, translated from the coding sequence ATGGAAAAAGGAACCGTAAAACGCAGGATATTTATCTCAAATGCATGGATGGTCTTAGTCACCTTAGTATTGTTTCTAGGCATTAATATTTTCGTAATATTTTGCTATTCAGAGTCCATAGAAAAAGAAGTCGAGAAAAAGATAGAGAAGGTTGTGGATCCTGATCAGATAGACGATATGGTAAAAGACTACACCATTTACAGAGATGAATTTATCCTGCTTTTTAGTATAGATGGCATTTTATGTATTGCGGCGCTGATTATTATCAGCCAGGTATTCACGAAGAATCTGACGGAGCACATTATGGAGCCGCTGGATGCACTGACAGATGGAACCAGACGAATTAAAGCGAACGATTTGACACAGGAAATTGCCTATACGGGCGAGACAGAGTTTGAGAATGTCTGCACCTCTTTCAATGAAATGATGAAAGCAATTGCCACGGAGCAGGAGAAAAACAGAAAGTATGAGAAGGCAAGAACGGACATGATTGTGGGTATCTCGCATGACCTTCGCACACCGCTTACCGCAATTAAGGGGACGATAAAGGGGCTTTTGGACGGTGTCGCTTCTAAGCCGGAACAACAAAGAAAATTTTTAGAGACGGCATACCGAAGAGCCGGGGATATGGATATGCTGTTGAACCAACTGTTTTATCTTTCCCAAATGGAGACCGGGAACATGCCAATCTCCCTGGAAAAAATAGAAATTGCTGCTTTTTTGCAACATTATGTGCATGGAAAGCAGGATTACGTGATAAACAGCAACGAGACCATTCACATAGATACGAGGCAGATGACAGCGGAAGTGACGGCGGATCAAAAGCAGCTTCAAAGAATTTTAGATAATCTGCTTGAAAACAGCAGAAAGTATGCACAAAGTGAAAATTTGGTGATGGATATCGTGTTATCCAAGACGCCAGAGGGCGTTACCATTTGTGTGAAAGACAATGGAGTGGGCATCCCGGAAGAAAAATTGCCTTATATTTTTGATGAATTTTACCGGGTGGACGAGTCCAGAAATAAAAAAGAAGGAAACGGACTGGGACTCTACATTGTAAAATATTTGATGGAGGCAATGGGGGGAAGTGTTGCTGCCCAAAATGCAGACGGACTTGCGATTTCGTTAAACTTCCCATCACAAAATCTGGAAGGAGCAGAAAATGTTGGATAG
- a CDS encoding metal-sensing transcriptional repressor: MKQCMDSENLHRRLKKIIGQVQAIDKMIDEDIPCEDILSQINAAKSALHKAGQVVLEGHIKHCVRDGLEHGDPDKTIENFTKAVERFANMS; this comes from the coding sequence ATGAAACAGTGTATGGATTCAGAAAATCTGCACCGCAGATTAAAAAAAATTATCGGTCAGGTACAGGCAATTGATAAAATGATAGATGAAGATATTCCATGTGAGGATATTTTATCACAGATAAATGCAGCAAAATCTGCCTTGCACAAAGCGGGACAGGTCGTGTTAGAAGGGCACATCAAGCACTGCGTCAGAGACGGACTAGAGCATGGTGACCCGGATAAAACCATTGAAAATTTCACAAAGGCAGTAGAGCGGTTTGCGAATATGTCGTAG
- a CDS encoding cytidine deaminase family protein, with translation MEQIWTEMYQAAKRVLKPRDVSKRIEAGGVAAAVESGSGKIYVGVCVDTACTLGICAERNAIFNMITNGEDEIKRVIAISSEGKAMPPCGACREFMTQLMPEDYKKIEIMMDYEENRVVTLDKLTPEWWL, from the coding sequence ATGGAACAAATATGGACTGAGATGTATCAGGCGGCAAAAAGGGTATTAAAGCCACGTGATGTTTCCAAAAGAATAGAAGCGGGTGGAGTTGCAGCCGCCGTGGAGTCTGGTTCTGGCAAGATTTATGTGGGCGTGTGTGTGGACACAGCGTGTACACTTGGAATCTGCGCCGAACGAAATGCAATTTTTAACATGATTACCAATGGTGAAGATGAAATAAAGCGTGTGATTGCAATTTCATCGGAGGGAAAGGCAATGCCGCCATGTGGTGCCTGCCGTGAATTCATGACCCAGCTTATGCCGGAGGATTATAAGAAAATTGAAATCATGATGGATTATGAGGAAAACCGGGTCGTCACACTTGATAAACTGACACCGGAATGGTGGTTATAG
- the cobA gene encoding uroporphyrinogen-III C-methyltransferase yields MGKVVLAGAGSGDTGLLTLKTKAYVENADCLVYDRLLSPKLLDLTKPGCEQIYVGKENHKHIMKQEDINQLLFEKSRQYELVVRLKGGDPYVFGRGGEEALYLVERQVPVEVVPGVSSSIAALADAGIPITHRGIAKGFQVITAHSRKDEEMEIDYSRLTDETVTCVFLMGLAHVKSIAAGLIKAGRSADTPIAVISNGTTPTQSKCVGTLENIGVKMEQAKLKSPATIVVGNVVALQDKLNFFEKRPLFGRKIVVPYIEEDSALHGENRIISKLEELGADVLAVKVGRIEPVIIEEFEKKISSMDWILFTSKNGVKAFFFNLKYARMDVRKLAGCKFGVVGKHTAEELEKHNLCADFIPKIETGEGFATELREHFLHSDNDENVCLFSAKEASQEVIDILQGCCHLHKIAAYENIEVPVEKEIWQSTEETEVEAVFTSASNVKRFFLALPKNVSVKTAYSIGPMTTQALQEEEVGTVVQAEACSYDAIVEKILDNRKRKPQNYPIS; encoded by the coding sequence ATGGGAAAAGTAGTATTAGCAGGAGCAGGATCGGGAGATACGGGCCTGCTTACTTTAAAGACAAAAGCATATGTGGAAAATGCAGATTGTCTGGTTTACGACCGGCTTTTATCACCTAAATTACTGGATTTAACCAAGCCAGGTTGTGAACAGATTTATGTTGGAAAAGAAAATCATAAACATATCATGAAACAGGAAGATATCAACCAGCTTTTGTTTGAAAAATCAAGACAATATGAATTGGTTGTACGGCTAAAGGGCGGAGACCCGTATGTGTTTGGCAGAGGTGGCGAGGAGGCGTTGTATTTGGTGGAACGTCAGGTGCCGGTAGAAGTTGTGCCGGGTGTCAGTTCCTCGATTGCAGCACTGGCGGATGCTGGAATCCCAATTACCCATAGAGGAATCGCCAAAGGTTTTCAGGTTATCACCGCACACAGCAGAAAAGACGAAGAGATGGAGATAGATTATTCACGTCTTACCGACGAGACGGTGACCTGTGTGTTTTTAATGGGACTTGCGCATGTAAAAAGTATTGCGGCAGGGCTTATCAAAGCCGGAAGAAGTGCAGATACACCGATTGCAGTCATTTCCAACGGAACAACGCCGACCCAGAGCAAATGCGTCGGAACTTTGGAAAATATTGGTGTAAAAATGGAACAGGCAAAGCTGAAATCACCAGCTACAATTGTAGTTGGAAATGTTGTGGCATTGCAGGACAAACTGAATTTCTTTGAAAAAAGACCACTGTTTGGCCGAAAAATTGTGGTACCATACATAGAAGAAGATAGCGCTTTGCACGGCGAAAACAGAATCATATCCAAGCTAGAAGAACTTGGTGCAGATGTATTAGCAGTTAAAGTTGGAAGAATAGAACCGGTTATCATCGAAGAGTTTGAAAAGAAAATCAGTAGCATGGACTGGATTCTTTTTACAAGCAAAAACGGTGTGAAGGCATTTTTTTTCAATCTAAAGTATGCAAGAATGGATGTAAGAAAGCTTGCTGGATGTAAATTTGGTGTGGTAGGAAAACATACAGCAGAAGAACTGGAAAAACACAATCTATGCGCGGATTTCATCCCCAAAATAGAGACAGGAGAAGGATTCGCAACAGAATTGCGGGAACACTTTTTGCATAGTGATAATGATGAGAATGTCTGTCTTTTTTCTGCAAAGGAAGCTTCGCAGGAGGTCATAGATATTTTGCAGGGTTGCTGTCATCTACATAAGATTGCAGCTTATGAGAATATAGAGGTTCCTGTGGAAAAGGAAATCTGGCAATCCACAGAAGAGACAGAAGTTGAGGCTGTTTTTACCAGTGCTTCAAATGTGAAAAGATTTTTTTTGGCATTGCCTAAGAACGTTTCCGTCAAAACGGCATATTCGATTGGACCAATGACAACACAGGCATTGCAGGAAGAAGAGGTTGGAACGGTTGTTCAGGCAGAAGCATGTTCCTATGATGCAATTGTTGAAAAGATATTGGATAACAGGAAGAGGAAACCTCAGAATTATCCAATATCATAG